The segment TCCGTAGAGGCAGCCTCGCGCATACTGGGATTCAGAATAGGGGCCCATGGCAATCCACCGAAAAGAGGTTCGTCAAAGTCGATAATGTCATGCAGATTTTTGGCTTCAAAATAAGGGAGCAGTAACGCTTGTGGCGAGTATCCGTAAAGCGAGTCGGATGCCATTGTGGGAAAGGTGCGATGCACGTCGTGATAGGAATGCAATGCTATTCCTAATTGCTTCAGATTGTTGCGACACTGTGTTCGTCGACCAGCTTCCCGGGCCTGTTGTACAGCTGGAAGTAGAAGAGAAATTAATACCGTAATAATGGCAATCACGACTAGTAATTCGATGAGAGTGAATCCGGTACGTTTTTGATGTTTCATTGTTTACTCCTGGTCAGCGACCTGGGTTGACTGTCAGAGACCCTCAACACACGAAATCTGAATGCATTGGTCTGCATCAATACTGGCGCGAGGGATCAGCGGGGCATGAAATTCGAGACGGATCTTTCACGCAAAAATGAGAAAGAGACGCTAAAAGTCAAACGCGGCTCAGACAGCCGGTGGGCCGCGTGGTAAGAAGAGAGTCACTGTTCGCGAAGAAGGAGTCGTTAACTCAGCAACGTGAACAGGCGCAATCAGTTCAGGAAGGAGGGAAAGCGTGAAGAGCGACACCACCTTTGTGGCCAGGCTAAAGTGATGGCATAAGGAACAATGCTCAGGATCGTGTGGTTCCTTTTCTGATTGGTTGCGATCCGAGTGCTCTTCCGGCTGATTGTGAGAATGCGAATGACAATGCCTGCACTTACTCAAACAGTATTGTCGAGAAGAATATTCGACTGATGAATTTTGATCGACGCAATTCGCCACGCCGATATCACTCAGCGCGTGCATCCCCACGTTTCCAAGCAGAAACGGAGTCAGCAGACCAAGGGAGAGAATCAGGCGATAGAACATTGTGGTGACGTTGGATTCGAGAGTAGATGTTGGAGAATTGGATATCTGACTTAGTATGACGTTAAGAGGAGTGGATCTTCGTACGATTGTTTCATGCGTGAGTAAGCATTGTTGACTTTGATTCGGTAAGTCTCGATTTCGTCTTTTTCTTCGTCTTCAACAGCATGTTCCAGCATCTCCAGGTGCTCACGAAGGAGTCGAGATTTCATCGCTCGGTAGTCACTCAGTTCCCATTCTCGTAAATAGGTACTGACTTCGAGCTTTCGACTCCAGTCGTCGAGGAGTTCGATCCAGTAACTGGCGTGTTGTGCATCCCCTGTCATGGCTGCAGTGAGAACTTCTGCTCGGGCAATCTGCATCTCCTCAAAGATTTCGTCTTTGGGAGGATAGTAGACAAAACAACCTACGATTGAGAATAAGATCAACATGCCGATGGCAACCATTCCAAGCACAGGGGCAGAGACTTGCCGATCGAGTTTCGAGCCTTGCTCTCGCTCAGACTTCACCCGCAACCAGACCTCCACGTCATGTGTTTGTTCAACCTTTCTCAGCGCCAGTCCGCACGTCATGAGGACTCCGAGCATAGAGAGGGCGTACCACTCGTAAGGTAGAATGTCATGTCCCCATTTGGTTTTGATTGCCTGAATTGGATTAGAAGGAGCTAGATGAAATGGCTGAGCGTAAATATCGAAAGCGTGACTGTGATTGGCTGGGTCTATGTCTGCCGGGAAAAGAGGCCTCTCCACTCCGTAAGCGATCCCCAGAACGATTACTAATAGCAATGCGAACCACACTAATGTTTTCTGGAGACTGAAATTCCTGATCATCCAGTAAACTAAGCCTAGATTTAATCCCGCCCCCAGTGTGAGCAGGACGAAAGCGGCCCCCACCGAGTTGGCATGGGCAAACATCATCCCGAGTTGCGACATCGCCAGCATCGGTGTCGCATATACAGGTACAGCCAACGCTGACATTAGTAGCGGAGCATAAGGATTGTCGAAATTCATGGACTTCTGCAAGCTGTTATGCGGCAGGAAGGCCCCTAACAATGCGACTCCCACCAAGCCTATAGCAATGTACTTTAGCGAAGGCCCCACCGACTCACGGGCCGCAGAGATTCCAATTGAAAGAATCCGTTTGACACCTGGCTCAAGCATTTCTTCGGGCTCTGGTTTCTCTTTTGTCTCACTAAAGAAACGATCATACAACCCGCCTGTTATGGTCAGCAATACAAGTGAGCAAAAGGTAAAAGCAATGATGACGACTGGCTCAGACAACGTCAGACCGTACAGGAGGGAAAGTGGATTAAAAAGTGGAGCAGCCATAGCAAAGGCTAGAATAGTCCCCCCGGCAAGTCCTGCTCGTTTCATTTGAGAAGCAATCGGAATGACGCCTAAAGAACATACAGGAAGCAACATGCCAATTCCCCAGGCTTGTATCAGAGATCGACGACTGTTCCCACCAAATAAAGCTCGGGTATGTGCAGCACCGAGCATTCGTTGAAGAATTGCCGCTACGAACAAACCAGTCAGGATGAAGGGAGCAGCCTGTGCCAGGCACTGAACGAACCGAACAATAAATCCGGAAATAATCATCAACAACATAACGAGCATCCAAATAGAAAGAGTGAAACAACAATAAGAATGAGTCTGTTTACCTGGAACTAGGTTTTTCAGGCTTCGTTGATAAAGGAACAGATACTGCCGGACGATCGACGGCGAATGGGACCAGCAATACCTGCTTGTTCAATTGTGATTCCAGATCGGAGAGATCTTCGACAGTGAGTGAACCCTGCTTTATCTTCAAATCCACGTTGTCACAGCTCTTCAGCATTTCTCGGCTGACGGCCTGTACCTGATTCCATTCCCCTTCTGCCATATCGGTATCCCCCGCGAGTTCGGGCAGCCAATGGATGAATTCTCTCAGTGTGATAATTTCGTCCTCAACATGATCAAGATGGCCTCCAGTCAGGTCTACATGAATGTGTTCTAGTCGTTTTTTGATTTCTGCAACGGCCTTCGCGAAAGTTTCGGGTTTGTACGATGGACCATGAGAATGTCCGTGATCATCATCTTCTTTCTTCAGATCGGTCGGTAGCGAACTCGGCTTTGTTTCCGAAGGCTGACAACCGGTTAGCCCGAGTATTATTAGAACCTGAGCGCTGACGATTAATACAACGGATGATTGTGCATAAGCTCTCATAAAGTGGTACCTGACTTCTAAACGACATTGGTATTCAAGAGTGGTAGATTATTTATGGTCAAACTCGGGAAGGGGGACGGTCCGTAATAGCTCTTCCAGCAGCGTCTCTCCTTCGTCGTATTCAAACCCAAGACGAACTGACAACACTGGCAACGCGGTCTCTTGCAGATCCTCAGGAATGACGTAGGACCGCCGGGCAAGATATGCCGTCGCCTGAGCCGTCCGTTGCCAGATCAGTAAACCACGAGGTGAAATCCCGAGATTCAATCCAGGATGCTCCCGAGTCGCTTTAGCAAATCGGACCATGTAGTCAAGCAACAGACTCTTCATCTCAATCTTCTCGACCTGATTCTGAATCACAGCAAGCGTTTTGAGATCCAGGGGGGAGTCCCGGCGAGAAGTGGAATCTTCTCCTTCGCCTTTAGCGATAGCCGCGTTTAACATCGCAACTTCATCGATTTGACCTGGATATCCAATCGATAGCTTCATAGAAAAGCGATCACACTGAGCCTCTGGCAATGGAAAGGTTCCGTGTTGTTCCGAAGGGTTCTGAGTCGCAATAACGAAGAAATGGGGAGGCAGTTTATGGCAATGGGTATCAATCGTCACCTGCCGTTCAGCCATCGCCTCAAGCAGAGCACTCTGGGTTCGCGGAGTCGCGCGGTTGATCTCGTCCGCAAGACAGATATCCGAGAACACTGGGCCTTTTCGGAACTCAAACGAATGATCCTTCTGATTAAAGATATTAAAGCCGGTAATATCGCTGGGCAATAAATCCGGGGTGCATTGCACTCGAGCAAAATGCCCAGAGATCGCGGCCGCCAGGGCTTTCGCCAACGTTGTTTTACCGAGTCCCGGTTTATCTTCGATTAGCAGATGGCCTCGACTGAGAAGACATACCAGAACCATTCGCACTACCGACGTTTTTCCTTTTAACGCTTTATTCAGTGTTTCTTCCAGTTGCGATATTAATTCGAGTTGTTCGTCAACGGCGATTAAAGGTCCGTTCGTTGTTGGAGACGTGATAGTCATCGATATTTACTTCCAATCGGTCTTTGAGCGAATTGTTTATTTCATTGCTTGAGGCTAGACATCTTTACCCACGACGTAATCGTGACCATGAGAAATGACGGATCATGTCCTTCGAAACAAGAAGTGGGTCCAGAAGCATCCCGGGAGAATTCCCTCGGCTTCCGTAAATTGTTTCGTCAATCAAATACATAAAGTCCGATAGTTGCTCTCGCTCTTGTCCATTTAGTAGATACGATTCCAGAAGCCACTTTCGTAAAGTAACTCCAACTGGACGGCGATGACCAACTAAAGCCAGATGACGGTCTAATAGATCTCGAGTGAGCAGCAACACTTTATCTGGTCGTGAAGTCGCGATGCGTAGCCAGAAGCAACACATCTTCCAGTACCACAGGGCCAGGAGAGCCATCACTGCGTGACGCTGCCAAAGAATCATGCAAGTCAGAACGAATGACATTGTGATTCCCATCCAATGCGTGATTGACCAACTGATCACTTCTAGGAATGCGTGTTCAATTCGCTCGTATAATCGCAATGGCGGCCCCAGTTTCTCATACCCAGGTGTCGGTTCGAGTGTCTGCCATGTGTTGCCTCCAAGATCGACTTCGCACCAGAAATGAACGTCCTGGGAGTAAACCGACGTGTGATCTTTTCTTCTATCATAGTTGTCCGGATCGACGTAGTAGCCACTGACGACTCGGCAGGAAATATCGAGTGACCGCAGTAATAGCATGGTCGCCGTGGCGAATTCGTAATCCGTCCCTTTTCTGGTTTCGAATAAAAAAGGAGTAATCGAAAGCGATTTCGAATCTTTATCGCCGATTATCGGGGATGAATTCTCTTCTACATGGTCATAGTTGTCTCGAACGTAGTTCAGGATTGAGACAACTTTTTCTCGCTTGAGAGTACATTCCGCAGTATTCTCATTCGCAAGTTCGATGATGGGTAACATATCGGGCGTATCAGGGATCGAGATATATCGTTGTCGGATCGCTGAATACAGAACCTGTGCCGAATCGAAGTTCCGCTCATCCAGAACGCGGGACCGCACATGTATCGGAACGAGATCCGGGAGAGCATCCCGGTCCAAGTGCATTACCCGGTGCTGCCCCTCGACGTAGAAATTGCGGGTGTTGAGATCCTTAATGGCAATCCCTGTCCAGTGCAGAGGTGTCGGAATAATATTCGAATCGATTCCGACGATTTTGAGAACATGCGATTCTTCTGGAGAAAAGAAGTTGAAGGCGCAATCTTCCAGTGCCTCCAACCAGTGCATTTCGTCATGTTCGTTGAGAACGTATTCGGTCGAATTCGTCGAATTGTCACCGGGAATTAACTGGCTCCCGTCATAAAAGTCATAAGTCTCCATTCTTAGATGTAGCGGAACGCGCCCGACAACGTGAAAGATCGCCTTAGAAGTCGTACTTTCTACGTCCGACCGCTTACGCCCTACCTTGTCACGCAACATTGAAAACTGTCGACCGGATTGCTGCATCGTTTTCATTTCTTCAACCAACTCAGGCAACAGTGTTTCCGTACGATTGGGTGGGATCGCAATCATGCGATCGGAATTCTTAGGCTTGAATGGTTCGCCGTATTCTTCACTAAAGGAATCGTACAGACTCGGTTTGTCATCTTCTCGGAAAGGAGCATCGTCAAGCGGCGCGAATGACTGCACATTTTCCTTTCCTGGCACTAATGCATCACCATTTCCGATTCCACTGAGAGAATACTCATCTCGTCCTCCTTCCCCTCCTGATGTTGGGAAAAATCCTTGTAGCGACCAGATTGTTCTTCCCGATGCGAACGGGGCGAAAGCAATCACGATTAACACAGGGAAAATCGCCAAAGCCAGAAATCGCTTCAGCGAGTATTGACGTTGAGTGGCGTGAATTGTTCCGGAGTAACGTTTCAAGTACCGGGTAATCAGCCAGACTATTGACGCGCACAGGTAAAGCCCCATCAGGACAATCGTAAGGCCAGAAGTCGGACTGAGGGCCATCGAGAACAGAAACACAAACAGGCTGATGGCAATCGTCAATGGTTGATATTGCCGCCAGCAGCAAATCATGGTGAACAACAGCAATTCATTTTTAAAGGCACGCACCATCACTACTTCAACGGATGAACCTCCATTAGGAATCAAACGCAAGATTGGCTCTGCTGCTAACGACACAATTGCTGTGAGAATGATTACTGGCATCAACGCGGGTAGTTCCCCACGGTAGAACTGCTTCCGACGAAAAAAGACAACTCCGCCAATAAGCAGCGCCGTTTGTACGAGATAACTAACGAACAAATAGAGAGGCGTACGCACTTCTATCTCAACCAGCGAGTATTGCCCCAGTGCTAACAGCGAAATCAGTCCCA is part of the Polystyrenella longa genome and harbors:
- a CDS encoding permease; amino-acid sequence: MLLMIISGFIVRFVQCLAQAAPFILTGLFVAAILQRMLGAAHTRALFGGNSRRSLIQAWGIGMLLPVCSLGVIPIASQMKRAGLAGGTILAFAMAAPLFNPLSLLYGLTLSEPVVIIAFTFCSLVLLTITGGLYDRFFSETKEKPEPEEMLEPGVKRILSIGISAARESVGPSLKYIAIGLVGVALLGAFLPHNSLQKSMNFDNPYAPLLMSALAVPVYATPMLAMSQLGMMFAHANSVGAAFVLLTLGAGLNLGLVYWMIRNFSLQKTLVWFALLLVIVLGIAYGVERPLFPADIDPANHSHAFDIYAQPFHLAPSNPIQAIKTKWGHDILPYEWYALSMLGVLMTCGLALRKVEQTHDVEVWLRVKSEREQGSKLDRQVSAPVLGMVAIGMLILFSIVGCFVYYPPKDEIFEEMQIARAEVLTAAMTGDAQHASYWIELLDDWSRKLEVSTYLREWELSDYRAMKSRLLREHLEMLEHAVEDEEKDEIETYRIKVNNAYSRMKQSYEDPLLLTSY
- a CDS encoding AAA family ATPase yields the protein MTITSPTTNGPLIAVDEQLELISQLEETLNKALKGKTSVVRMVLVCLLSRGHLLIEDKPGLGKTTLAKALAAAISGHFARVQCTPDLLPSDITGFNIFNQKDHSFEFRKGPVFSDICLADEINRATPRTQSALLEAMAERQVTIDTHCHKLPPHFFVIATQNPSEQHGTFPLPEAQCDRFSMKLSIGYPGQIDEVAMLNAAIAKGEGEDSTSRRDSPLDLKTLAVIQNQVEKIEMKSLLLDYMVRFAKATREHPGLNLGISPRGLLIWQRTAQATAYLARRSYVIPEDLQETALPVLSVRLGFEYDEGETLLEELLRTVPLPEFDHK
- a CDS encoding transglutaminase domain-containing protein, giving the protein MLTSQSEVPLKEHLGLGLISLLALGQYSLVEIEVRTPLYLFVSYLVQTALLIGGVVFFRRKQFYRGELPALMPVIILTAIVSLAAEPILRLIPNGGSSVEVVMVRAFKNELLLFTMICCWRQYQPLTIAISLFVFLFSMALSPTSGLTIVLMGLYLCASIVWLITRYLKRYSGTIHATQRQYSLKRFLALAIFPVLIVIAFAPFASGRTIWSLQGFFPTSGGEGGRDEYSLSGIGNGDALVPGKENVQSFAPLDDAPFREDDKPSLYDSFSEEYGEPFKPKNSDRMIAIPPNRTETLLPELVEEMKTMQQSGRQFSMLRDKVGRKRSDVESTTSKAIFHVVGRVPLHLRMETYDFYDGSQLIPGDNSTNSTEYVLNEHDEMHWLEALEDCAFNFFSPEESHVLKIVGIDSNIIPTPLHWTGIAIKDLNTRNFYVEGQHRVMHLDRDALPDLVPIHVRSRVLDERNFDSAQVLYSAIRQRYISIPDTPDMLPIIELANENTAECTLKREKVVSILNYVRDNYDHVEENSSPIIGDKDSKSLSITPFLFETRKGTDYEFATATMLLLRSLDISCRVVSGYYVDPDNYDRRKDHTSVYSQDVHFWCEVDLGGNTWQTLEPTPGYEKLGPPLRLYERIEHAFLEVISWSITHWMGITMSFVLTCMILWQRHAVMALLALWYWKMCCFWLRIATSRPDKVLLLTRDLLDRHLALVGHRRPVGVTLRKWLLESYLLNGQEREQLSDFMYLIDETIYGSRGNSPGMLLDPLLVSKDMIRHFSWSRLRRG